The genomic DNA CCGCACCTGACCATCTCTCCTGCTATCGCGGCACGTATTGCCGGGAGCGAATCCCACACTATTGTCTCACACGGAAGTTTTGGTACTGGCCTCCTTTAGAACTGAACATGGTAGTTTAAAAACTCACTCCAATTCCAAAGATGATCAGTAATACTTTCTAACATTGCTGGAGACTTGTGACTACTTTTTACTTCGATAAAATTATGCACAAATTGAAAGATATTTAGCGCTGAAATGAATCTATTGAGTTTTTTTGAAAAAGAGGCAGTTTTCCTTCCAAAACGGCTCAATCGTTGTCTGATTTTATTATTGTAGCCCTCAATGACTGAGGTAGAGATTGCTTTACTATCTGGATTTCCCATAATTTTCTCTCGAATGACATAAACAAGTTTATTCTTCTCTTTTACTTTGATCACCTGACCATAATCCAAGCATGGCTCACAATATAATTCAGGTAAACAAATGCTATATTGGACGTTTCCATCAGTAAAAATCGATATTTTGTTTTCTGGCGTTGGAAGTTCCATTCGGTTAAAAAATCGAACTAACATATCTGCACAAGTATCAATATTTCTTTTTCCAGATTCAAATGCTAAAAATAATCCAGAATCCCTTTTAAAACAAGTATAGGACCAACAATCACCTAATTCTTCAGAGTCAGTTGTTAGGAGATTCTTGTTTTTTTTTGAACAAACTCCCAAATTTCATCCATCTCACAATCCCCCGCGGAAATGTCATGAATAAAATAATCGTTGAGTTTTTCAGCATGTTCACCGATTAAGTGATAATATCGAGATATAGTGTCGCGATGGTGTCCGGTAACTCGAGATACTCCTCGAATTGAAGTTTTTTCAGTCGAGTGTTTCGCAATTATGAGAACAGCAGTTCGTGGTAAACGAGAATCATACAGAGGAGTATTTTTAGTTTCAATAAAAAAACGTCGACAGTGATGGCAATAGTACTGTTGATTGCCTGCAGAATTATGCCCATTTTTAGTAATATTCTTTCCATCTTCAATTTGAAAATAAGTACAATCCGGATTTTGACACGTAATCAATATAGGACCACGTTTTCCAACCATGAAAATAATTATATCTAAACTTATATTAATTTTTAGTACATAAAATTTAATACTTTATTTGCACTTAGTATTACCAGCTTGCTAACAGGGCACTACCGAAGTTTTTCCATGTCATATCTCCGGTGAGAACATGTTTCACGCCGTGAATTATCAATATGTGTATCTGGATGACACAGAACTGCATCGCATTGCAGTAACTATATCGGATACTACCCCAACTCATTCTTATGGCACCACTCCGGTTATGGATACTCAGCTCCCTGTTAATATTGGCATTGACAGGTGTTGGGATCTCTGAAGAACTCTCCAATCAGGCAGAACCAACCGGGTTTATTCCCGATGGCTATGAAGATGACAATCCCCCGTATTATCCGACTGACTACCCGACCAATTCCCCCACCTATATCCCGACAGATATACCCACAGAATATCCAACTATTACCATTGAACCAACACCACAGGAGCAGTATGGATGGGTTTTAATAAACTCGGTCCCGTCTGGTGCCATGGTCACCTTTGATGGATCATATCAGGGTCTGAGTCCGGTAACGGTGCAGGTCTCACTGACTGAATCCAGGTTCCATCAGATCTACATCTCAATGGACGGATACCAGGACTGGAGCACCTCCCTTTCAGAACTCCCCGCACCAGGCCAGACAATTCCGGTCAATGCAATCCTTGTGCCGATGGAACCGACAATAACCCCTACGTATACCCCGACCTGGACTCCTACCGAGACACCAACATGGACCCCGACGCCAACCCCCACTATGATCGGTTCTGATTATGGATGGGTGTATATTGAGTCAGTGCCCTCCGGTGCTGAAGTAACCTTTGATGGTACCTACCAGGGCTCTGCCCCGGCTCTTGTCAAAGTGTATACGACTGGCACCCCATCACACCAGATCCTCGTCAGAATGACCGGATATTATGACTGGACCTCGTCCCTGAGAGAGAATCCGCTTCCGGATCAGACCATCCCCATTACTGCCACTCTGGTCCCGAAGGCACAGTATGGGAGTATCCGGGTGACGTCACATCCGACGAAGAGTATTGCAATCCTTGATGGAGGAAACCAGGATCTGACACCCTGCACGTTCTCAGACCTGATGCCCGGGCTTCATACAATCAAAGTTATCAAAGACGGATATCAGCCATTCATGTCGCAGGTCCGGGTAAACGCAGGATCACAGTCACAAATCCAGGCTCAGCTGAATCAGATAATCCAGACCGGAACACTCTATGTTTCCAGCACTCCTTCCGGTGCAGACATCCAGCTTGATGGCATATACTACGGACAGACACCATATACCCTCTCTGCATCTGCCGGCAGCCATAGTCTCATGCTCAGGCTGGCGGGATATAACACCTGGAAATCCGGTGTAACAATTTCTGCAGGTCAGCAGAACCAGATTTCAGCCAGCCTTGAACCACAGGGACCGCAGTTAGGGGCAATCCAGGTTGCAAGCATGCCCGGATCCTCACAGATTTTCCTGAATGACAATTATGAAGGGAAGACGCCCGATATCGGATACCTGGATATCCCCATGCTCAATCCGGGTATATATGCAATCAGGATTAGCCATCCCCAGAACCAGGATTACCAGGGAACGGTTGCTGTTAATGCAGGACAGGTGAGTACGGTCAATGTTGCCCTGCAGGCAGCACCTGTTCCGGCAACTGTTAATGGGACCCTGATGGTGCAATCCAATCCTTCAGGGGCAGCAATATTCCTTGATAACCTGTTTAAAGGGGTCACACCACTGAACCTTCCTTCAGTACCCCCTGGTGAGCATGCCCTGACCCTTCGGATAAATGGATATGATGATGCTGTCAGGCAGGTCAGCATAACTGGTGGGAATACCACGGATGTTGTTATTGAGATGGTACCGACTGCACCTTTGACTCAGGAACCGACACAGACCTCTGAGCCGACGCAGACAAAGTCACCCGCACCAATGTTTGCACTCTGTACCGGAATCGGCCTTGCTGCAGTAGCTCTCGTATTGTCCCGACGATCTGATCGGTGAGAAGAACTATCCCTTTTTTTTACCTATAGTACCAGTGTGAAGCATCCGATCACGCTCATATGCATCATCATCCTACTCGGGTTAGGTAGCATGGTTCTGGCAGAAGAGGATGATGTCACGAATTCATCACCCGTGATTTTTTCCTTTTCCGCTGCAAGTCCCGTGAAGGAAGCCCAGATCAATTTCACGCTCAATACCACCAGTCATTACTCAAAAAACGAGTCAATTGAAGCGTATTATAATAACCTCAGCATGGAAACCGACACAAGCCTTCCAAAATTAGTGCTGCTTGGGATACCAATGGAATGTCATTTCTGTATGATAATCCCATCAGTCATTCTTACAGGGTAGTCAGCAGAGCTATCCATCACCACGAACAATATCATATACCACGTGAAACCGGTCCGGAGAATAGGATCTGACATACCGGTGTTCGACGTTTTTTGCAGGAAATGTCCGTAGAGTATCAATATATTCATCCTCCCGGCTCACCAGGGCATACAGGTGTATCGTACCACCCGGCCGTGTCATCCTGAACGCTGCTGTAAGAAACGGGATCGAATGGAGGGGCAGGTTCATGATAATCCGGTCTGCAGGGTGCATAATGATGTCAGGAAGATTGATGGCATCCGAAAGGATGGGAACGACATTGGTCAGGCGGTTTCGTGCAATATTTCTGACCATGAGAATGACTGCTTCAGGATTGATATCTCCCGCATAGACAATGGAGGCTTTTTTTGCAAGGGGTATCGCAAAAGGCCCGACCCCGGCAAACATGTCAATGACACGCTCTCCTTCATTCATCAGTGAGAGAATACGCTGGCGTTCGCCGGACAGACGGGCCGAGAAGTACGCGAGAGCGAGATCAATGGAGAAATGATGACCATATTCGATGTATTCAGTCGCTGTGGTATCTCTTCCGGCAAGCACTTTGAACTTTTTTGTCCGGAACGGCCCTTCAACCGCACTCTCCGCAAACAGAACGGTATGATACGTCTTTTTTGACGCAAGAATATCAGCGGCACCAGAGGGATCATCATCCTGCATAATGGCAATTCCACCTACCTGTTCAAACCGGGGGAGATCTTTTTTCTCCTGTTCACAGGTGAATTCCTGACAAACCGCGCCCTCAATTTTTCTGATAACCGGGATGAGCAGATACTCCCCATCCGACCTGATCCGACACAGACGATCAAGCACCCCCTCTTCAAGAAGCCTTTTTCTGGTCTTCTCCCCTTCTGACCGGTGCACCTGAAGGCACCAGCGTTTTGTCTGCATCCCTCATGTGTTATGGCCGGGCCGGTATAACAGGTATGCATGGATGAGTACCTCCGCAGACTGCGGGATGGAACACTGAAATTATATGCGCTTGAGAAAGAACTTGCCCCCGCTGATGCTGTTTCCATCCGCCGGAAGTTTATCGAAGAAGAGACCGGAGTTCCGCTTGACCGGATTGGTGACTGTACCATCTCTCTTGACGCAGTGGTAAAGAAGAACTGCGAGAATATGATTGGCACGATCCAGGTACCACTCGGGGTTGCAGGACCTGTCAGGATAAAAGGAGAGTATGCAGACGGAACGATGTATCTCCCGCTTGCAACCACAGAAGGGGCACTTATTGCATCAGTGAACCGGGGCTGCAGCCTTATTACAGCAGCAGGAGGAGCCGATGTCAGAATATTAAAGGACGGTATGACCCGTGCCCCCGTTTTTGCTGCTGACAGCATTGTCCATGCAAAGGCCGTGTGTGACTGGATACATGCTCATGAGGGAGAGATCAGGGCGGAGGCCGAGTCCACGACCCGGTTCGGGAAACTGACCGGGATAGAGATGACAACCGCAGGAACATCTGTTTTTGTCAGACTCTCCTTTGTTACCGGCGATGCAATGGGGATGAATATGGTTACCATCGCATCAGCAAAAGCAGCAGATCTTATCAGCCGGGAGACCGGGGCACGCCTTATCGCCCTGTCCGGTAACTGGTGCACAGATAAAAAGCCGGCAGCGGTAAACGTTGTCATGGGGAGGGGCAAGACCGTCAGTGCCGGAGTTTTACTCTCCCAGGAACTGATAAGCAAGGTATTAAAGACCGATGCAGCCTCCCTCCTTGAAGTCAATACCAGAAAGAATCTGGTTGGATCAGCCCGTGCCGGTTCATTCGGGTTCAATGCTCATGCAGCAAATATCATTGCAGCGATGTTTATTGCCTGTGGACAGGATCCTGCCCATGTGGTGGAGGGATCACTCTGTATAACCACCGTGGATCCAGCTCATGAGGGGGTCTATGTTTCGGTCACACTCCCGGCTCTTCCAATTGGGACAGTCGGGGGCGGAACCAGTGTTGAAACCCAGGCAGAGTGCCTCCGGATGCTTGGCGTATCCGGCAGTGGTGACCCGCCCGGCTCACATGCCAGAAAGTTAGCAGAGATCGTTGCATCTGGTGTTCTTGCCGGAGAATTATCCCTCCTTGGAGCACTCGCGGCTCAGCACCTTGCCCGTGCCCACAGTACTCTCGGAAGATAATCTGTATTAACCTCTATCTCAGCAACTCTTTCTTTTCATATGGTACACCCTATCATATGACAGATTACGGGTGTATCAGACACCCTGCATTATGCAGGATTTTTCTGTTTGGTCTTCTCATTGCAGGACTTGTTCTGTGCATGATTCCGACGGTGAGTGCGGATTTTCCTGAGACACACTCATGGAACCCATACGAGGGATGGGATATTGAACTTTCATCAGTAGCAGGAATCGGACTATTTCCAACTGTAGAGGTTGACTGGACGCCAAAACCAACAGCAGGACCTCTCCCGAAAGTATCCAGCGACACCTGGGTGAAACTGGCCTACTATCCGCCCGGAACTGAGGCAGGTCAACCCGCAATTCTTGCAGGATATGTGGGTGGCAGGAACTACAATGCAGAGGTTACCATCACCGGCAAGATGAAGGCCGATGATGAATTTCATGATATTGTAACCACTAAAGCCCAGGAGAATGGTGTTTTTGTCTGGGCGGTACCAGATGAACTGAAATCAGTACCCTACTTCCAGGCTGTTGCGAAAGTAAGTGGGGCGATGGCAAAATCAGAGATTGTCCAGACCAGCGGGCTTTCCGGGTATGTTCCGGCTGAGTCATCTGTTCCGACATCACCATCACCCGGGCCTGTCATTGCAGCCTCAACACAGGTACCTGCACCGGCATCTGACCTTCCAAAGATTACCAGCATGACTCTTTCTGCGAATAACCTCCGCCCCACAGTGGGAACAGACGTGGAGCTCACCGGCCGGCTTGTTGATAGTTCAGGAAAAGGAGTGCCTGGTGTCAGCATCACAATAGAGGTCCCGGATTATGGAACTGATTTCCTGCCGCTGCTTACCACGTCTACCGATGGTGATGGACGATTCTCTGCAACCATCAGTACCTGGGAAGGCGGAGGCGTTCCGGTCAGGGCAGTATTTGAAGGAAATGATAAATATCTTGCCTGTACCAGTAACACTCTGACGTTTTACGCATCAGATAAAAAATCCACAGGTTTAACCGGTGGCGGGACAACACTCTAAAACGATAAATAAACCTTTTTTACGGATTTAAAAATCCGACATCAGGGAATGGCACGGTCTGATCCAGAAGCAGAAAGACGATCTGCGGGACGAAGAGCAGAATTACAACCAGCACTCTGAGTGGCGCATGCTCTATCTTCCGGTAGGCATATATAGTAACCACGAGCAGGAGCATCATTGCCAGGATCCACATGTATGTATATGGGGCAGCTTTTCCCAGACTTATCGTGAGCACTGCATAGCTGACCAGCGAAGTAAAAGCCATGGTTCCGCATACAAGTGCAACTATTGCGAAGAATAACTCTACCAGTATCAGCGCTCTGTTCCGGGCAGTCACGATGAATCATTCCCGCTCTTTTTATAAAATAATTGTGATGAGTTCTTCATTTACCCCATGATATTGGAACTGACTTTGATTACCTTGGCTTCCACCTCAGCCTGTCGTTCACCTGATGAGAGTTTTCTGAAATTATCAGGTGTCATCTGAAGTGACAGCGTTCTTTTTACCGATATCGTGCTGCGTTTTTCAACCGTACCGACCGGAATATTCTCATGAATAAACCGGTACTCAGGGAGGTCCTTTGGTGTACTTACAAGAGCCATGATCTCAACATCATATGCATTATTTCCCCCGGCATTCTCTATATCAAGGCTGACCTCATAGGTGATGGTATTCGTTTCAGGCGATATATTCACCTGCTGTATGGCAGGGACGATATTGAGTTCAGGAGGAGCATAACTGCTACATCCGGCACACAGGACAAACCCGGCAAATAGAATAAATATTGATACAATGAGGATTCGTTTCATGATTCGCGCCCCAGTTCTGTAATCTTTACTTCAGCTTCAGCCAGCCGGTCCTCACATTGCCTGACCAGAATCATCCCCTGTTCATACAGGGTAATCATCTCATCAAGACTCGTGTTGCCGTCTTCCATCTTTCGTACAATCTCTTTTAACTCGCCTATCAGTTCTTCATACTTTTTTGTCATGATACACCTGCGTTATTGCTGCATCTGCGGTTCCATCCCTCAGTCGTATCGTCACCATCTTACCAGGGGTAAGTTCAGTACAGGATCTGATTACCGTCCCTGCTGAACTGACCATGCAGTACCCGGCCTGAAAGAGGGCTTCAGGACCCCGTGCTTTGAGAATGGCAGACAATGATGTGAGTTCGGCACGCTCTGCCTGAAGTCTGACCTGAACTGCACAGGAAAGCCGCCCCTTTATTTCAGCAAGGAAATTTTTTCGTTCCGGAAGTTCGCGCCTGAGATACACCAGCGGGTTTCTCCCCTCAAGGCGGCCACGAAGTTCAGCAAGTCTGGATTGTGCTCTATCTTTTAATCCCTGAGCTCCCCGTTCCATGCGGTCGGTCAGATCTGCGAGAGCCTCCTGCCGCATCCTTACTTCACGAAGTAATCGTGGGGAGGAGAGGCGATCTCTGATCCCATTCAGGTCTTCCTGTGCTGATTCCAGCCGGTTCATGAGCTGTAAAAACATCCGCTTTCTCATATGTATGAGGGCATCGAGCTCACTCTCCCGGTCGGGTACGCACTGCTCTGCTGCATGTGAGGGGGTAGAGGCACTCACATCAGCGGCAAGGTCGGCAAGCGTGATATCCACTTCATGACCGATTGCGGCAATCACCGGCACCGGGCACGTGACGATGGCTTCGACCACACAGGGGTGATTGAATGCGAAGAGATCCTCATAACTCCCTCCTCCCCGACCGACGATGATAACATCCACCATATCCTGTACCCTGATGATTGCCCGGGCGATCTCCTCATGAGCAGATGCTCCCTGCACCATGGTTGGTGAAAGGATTATTTCAGCAGGAAACCGCTTCGAGATGACATTCCTGATGTCATGGATCACCGCACCAGTCGAGGAGGTGACTACTCCAATCCTGACCGGATACCTCGGTGGAATGCGTTTTCTATCAGGGCTGAACCATCCTTTCGCGGCCATCTCACGCCTCCACCCCTCAATTAGGAGTGCCCGCTCTCCGGCACCTGACGGCCTCATCTGGGTTATCTGAAAGGAGTACCGGCCTCCTGGTTCATAATGAGAGATAGAGCCATAGGCACGGACCTCCATCCCGTCATCGGGTGTAAAATCCAGGTATCGTGCGGCACTTTTCCATATGGCACATGAAACCACAGACTCCTTTCCGGCAATCTGTTCGGACAGGGAGAAATAGAGATGACCAGAACTGTGTCTCTTAAAATTGGTAATCTCCCCGATTATCCAGATATTCTGCAGGGATGGATCCTCCAGGAGCCGGGTAATCATTCTGGAGACTTCTGAAACCCGGAGTGTCACGGGGCCGTCCTTTTTCGTCCAGTTGTCGAGTGTTGCCTGGTCCATGATCACCTGATCGATTATCTTCATCCGGATAGATAATGTCTGGTAATGGATATTTCGTTCTCAAGTATGTTCTTTCATGATGCACCTCTTGAGGATATCTTTCGTTCCCCTGAACAATCAGGGGCAGACTGCCTAGAGTTCTGGCTTGAAACGCCTGACTTCTGGCTGAAAGGTCTCTGTCTTGATGAATTGAAAAGACAGGTAAAAGCCAGTCCGACCAGATCTCCTCTGTCAGTTCATGCACCGGTACTTGACCTGAATCCCTGCTCAATCAACCCGGATGTGCGGGAAGTCTCAATCAGGTGGATTGAACGATCAATCGAACTTGCTGAGCAGATCGAAGCATCTGTCTGCACCATCCATCCTGGTCGGAGAACAGCAAAACGGCCTCCGAGTATCACCGATTATCAACGGCTCGGTTTTATGCTTGACCGGATTGAACGGATTGCAGACGAGGTCAGGGTGAAGATCGCCATAGAGAATATGGAGCCTGCAGTAAATGCCCTGCTGACCACTCCGGATGAGATAATAAAAGTTCTGGATGAGCGATCCTGGCTCTATTTCACCTTTGATTATGCGCATGCGGTTGGGAGCGGACCTCAGGTGGTCTCGTCCTTTCTTGATGGAGGTGCCGGAAAAATAGTAAATATCCATATTTCAGGAGCAGGAAATGGACAGATGCATGGTCCGGTCAGCTCAGATGAAAATGCCACTCCTTTCCTTAGAGAGCTCAGGGATAACAGGTATGACGGGCAGATAACCCTTGAGATCAATGACCTGGTTCTGCCATCGGCATTATCATACCAGGAAAAAATTTCGTTGCTGAAGCAGGAGATAGCAGTGATAAGAAAAGCGTTCAAAGGGGAGGTGGAATTGACAGGGGCGATATGAATCATATTATAATGAATATTCTGTCAGTGCTGGAGTATACCTGTTTCATTGTGAGATCAGGGGGTATCTTTTTGTCTCTGGTTACAATATCATGTAGGAACAGTGAGGCAGAGGTATAATCTGTCAGGTCATACCTCTCATACCACAATTGTCTATGCCGTATTCCGGCGTGATCGCTGAATGATAGAATACTACCTTTATATAATCATCTTCATATTATGCCTCATTTTATCCGGTTTTTTCTCCGGATCGGAGGTGGCATTGTTCTCAATTACGAGAGCCAAAGTCAGAACTCTTGTCAACGAAAAAGAACCAGGATCAGAAGCTCTTGCTACCCTGAAAAAAAATCCGGACCGCTTTCTCATCACCATCCTTATCGGGAACAATATTGTCAATATTCTTGCGGCATCAGTCGCAACCGCAGTGGCAATCGGATTTCTTGGAGAGACGGGCATTGCTGTCACAGTATCAACCATCATTGTGGTATTACTGCTGCTTGTGTTTGGAGAGATTTGGCCCAAGATGTATGCATCCAGGAATGCAACCAGTTTTTCATTACGGTTTTCGCCGATCATTCTATTTTTATCCCGGATCTTCTCCCCGGTAATTTTCATATTTAATAAAATAGCCGGGAAGATGACCATGGCCGGAGCTTTTGCCCACCATATGATAACAGAAGAAGAGATCAAGGAATGGATTGATGTAGGACAAGAAGAAGGAACGATAGAGAAGGATGAACAGGAGATGCTTCATTCAGTCTTTGAGTTCTCTGATACCCGTGTGCGCGAAGTTATGACACCCCGGATTGATGTCGTTATGCTTGAGGATACATCCAGCTCTGATGAAGCCTTGGAGATCTTTAAAAATACCGGATTTTCGCGTCTGCCAATATGGCATGGGAATATCGATACTATCAAGGGGATTCTGAATGTCAAAGATGCCATCTTCTCAGTCCTTGAGACGCATGAATCCA from Methanospirillum hungatei JF-1 includes the following:
- a CDS encoding IS1-like element ISMhu11 family transposase (programmed frameshift), whose product is MVGKRGPILITCQNPDCTYFQIEDGKNITKNGHNSAGNQQYYCHHCRRFFIETKNTPLYDSRLPRTAVLIIAKHSTEKTSIRGVSRVTGHHRDTISRYYHLIGEHAEKLNDYFIHDISAGDCEMDEIWEFVPKKNKNLLTTDSEELGDCWSYTCFKRDSGLFLAFESGKRNIDTCADMLVRFFNRMELPTPENKISIFTDGNVQYSICLPELYCEPCLDYGQVIKVKEKNKLVYVIREKIMGNPDSKAISTSVIEGYNNKIRQRLSRFGRKTASFSKKLNRFISALNIFQFVHNFIEVKSSHKSPAMLESITDHLWNWSEFLNYHVQF
- a CDS encoding PEGA domain-containing protein, with the protein product MAPLRLWILSSLLILALTGVGISEELSNQAEPTGFIPDGYEDDNPPYYPTDYPTNSPTYIPTDIPTEYPTITIEPTPQEQYGWVLINSVPSGAMVTFDGSYQGLSPVTVQVSLTESRFHQIYISMDGYQDWSTSLSELPAPGQTIPVNAILVPMEPTITPTYTPTWTPTETPTWTPTPTPTMIGSDYGWVYIESVPSGAEVTFDGTYQGSAPALVKVYTTGTPSHQILVRMTGYYDWTSSLRENPLPDQTIPITATLVPKAQYGSIRVTSHPTKSIAILDGGNQDLTPCTFSDLMPGLHTIKVIKDGYQPFMSQVRVNAGSQSQIQAQLNQIIQTGTLYVSSTPSGADIQLDGIYYGQTPYTLSASAGSHSLMLRLAGYNTWKSGVTISAGQQNQISASLEPQGPQLGAIQVASMPGSSQIFLNDNYEGKTPDIGYLDIPMLNPGIYAIRISHPQNQDYQGTVAVNAGQVSTVNVALQAAPVPATVNGTLMVQSNPSGAAIFLDNLFKGVTPLNLPSVPPGEHALTLRINGYDDAVRQVSITGGNTTDVVIEMVPTAPLTQEPTQTSEPTQTKSPAPMFALCTGIGLAAVALVLSRRSDR
- a CDS encoding class I SAM-dependent methyltransferase; this translates as MQTKRWCLQVHRSEGEKTRKRLLEEGVLDRLCRIRSDGEYLLIPVIRKIEGAVCQEFTCEQEKKDLPRFEQVGGIAIMQDDDPSGAADILASKKTYHTVLFAESAVEGPFRTKKFKVLAGRDTTATEYIEYGHHFSIDLALAYFSARLSGERQRILSLMNEGERVIDMFAGVGPFAIPLAKKASIVYAGDINPEAVILMVRNIARNRLTNVVPILSDAINLPDIIMHPADRIIMNLPLHSIPFLTAAFRMTRPGGTIHLYALVSREDEYIDTLRTFPAKNVEHRYVRSYSPDRFHVVYDIVRGDG
- the hmgA gene encoding hydroxymethylglutaryl-CoA reductase (NADPH) produces the protein MDEYLRRLRDGTLKLYALEKELAPADAVSIRRKFIEEETGVPLDRIGDCTISLDAVVKKNCENMIGTIQVPLGVAGPVRIKGEYADGTMYLPLATTEGALIASVNRGCSLITAAGGADVRILKDGMTRAPVFAADSIVHAKAVCDWIHAHEGEIRAEAESTTRFGKLTGIEMTTAGTSVFVRLSFVTGDAMGMNMVTIASAKAADLISRETGARLIALSGNWCTDKKPAAVNVVMGRGKTVSAGVLLSQELISKVLKTDAASLLEVNTRKNLVGSARAGSFGFNAHAANIIAAMFIACGQDPAHVVEGSLCITTVDPAHEGVYVSVTLPALPIGTVGGGTSVETQAECLRMLGVSGSGDPPGSHARKLAEIVASGVLAGELSLLGALAAQHLARAHSTLGR
- the xseB gene encoding exodeoxyribonuclease VII small subunit encodes the protein MTKKYEELIGELKEIVRKMEDGNTSLDEMITLYEQGMILVRQCEDRLAEAEVKITELGRES
- the xseA gene encoding exodeoxyribonuclease VII large subunit, which codes for MKIIDQVIMDQATLDNWTKKDGPVTLRVSEVSRMITRLLEDPSLQNIWIIGEITNFKRHSSGHLYFSLSEQIAGKESVVSCAIWKSAARYLDFTPDDGMEVRAYGSISHYEPGGRYSFQITQMRPSGAGERALLIEGWRREMAAKGWFSPDRKRIPPRYPVRIGVVTSSTGAVIHDIRNVISKRFPAEIILSPTMVQGASAHEEIARAIIRVQDMVDVIIVGRGGGSYEDLFAFNHPCVVEAIVTCPVPVIAAIGHEVDITLADLAADVSASTPSHAAEQCVPDRESELDALIHMRKRMFLQLMNRLESAQEDLNGIRDRLSSPRLLREVRMRQEALADLTDRMERGAQGLKDRAQSRLAELRGRLEGRNPLVYLRRELPERKNFLAEIKGRLSCAVQVRLQAERAELTSLSAILKARGPEALFQAGYCMVSSAGTVIRSCTELTPGKMVTIRLRDGTADAAITQVYHDKKV
- a CDS encoding sugar phosphate isomerase/epimerase family protein; its protein translation is MDISFSSMFFHDAPLEDIFRSPEQSGADCLEFWLETPDFWLKGLCLDELKRQVKASPTRSPLSVHAPVLDLNPCSINPDVREVSIRWIERSIELAEQIEASVCTIHPGRRTAKRPPSITDYQRLGFMLDRIERIADEVRVKIAIENMEPAVNALLTTPDEIIKVLDERSWLYFTFDYAHAVGSGPQVVSSFLDGGAGKIVNIHISGAGNGQMHGPVSSDENATPFLRELRDNRYDGQITLEINDLVLPSALSYQEKISLLKQEIAVIRKAFKGEVELTGAI
- a CDS encoding hemolysin family protein yields the protein MIEYYLYIIIFILCLILSGFFSGSEVALFSITRAKVRTLVNEKEPGSEALATLKKNPDRFLITILIGNNIVNILAASVATAVAIGFLGETGIAVTVSTIIVVLLLLVFGEIWPKMYASRNATSFSLRFSPIILFLSRIFSPVIFIFNKIAGKMTMAGAFAHHMITEEEIKEWIDVGQEEGTIEKDEQEMLHSVFEFSDTRVREVMTPRIDVVMLEDTSSSDEALEIFKNTGFSRLPIWHGNIDTIKGILNVKDAIFSVLETHESIPIVELLSEPLFVPETKNIDDLLRELRAKKTHMAIVLDEYGSFVGIVTVEDILEELVGDILDEFDTEEHELVRVAEDVYSVDARMWVEDLNKHLDLHLPTSETYETIAGLVIERLGNIPRIGDVCDLTEEGVRLVIIQMTGKRINRLKLIRIHPPEPSDEQEMTG